One genomic segment of Erythrobacter sp. THAF29 includes these proteins:
- a CDS encoding type IV secretion system protein VirB3, translating into MSDLSRHPVHRALTRPQMFAGVTMNFFIINLMVTTIAFLILKSWWILPVPLVMHVIGYFASLREPRIFDLWITKVSRCPRVPNYKRWGCNSYAP; encoded by the coding sequence ATGAGCGATCTGTCACGCCATCCGGTGCACCGCGCACTCACCCGGCCGCAAATGTTTGCCGGGGTGACGATGAACTTCTTCATCATCAACCTGATGGTAACCACGATCGCGTTCCTTATCCTGAAGAGCTGGTGGATTCTGCCGGTTCCGCTGGTGATGCACGTGATCGGTTATTTCGCTTCGCTGCGCGAGCCGCGCATTTTCGACCTCTGGATCACCAAGGTCTCACGGTGCCCGCGCGTGCCAAACTACAAACGCTGGGGTTGCAACAGCTACGCCCCCTGA
- the virB11 gene encoding P-type DNA transfer ATPase VirB11 — protein sequence MSADIHPLASSTGEEPQADSLTQLGERSVYLDAYLEPFKRWLDRDTVTEIMVNRPGEVWIEDASDPGMKRIETPGIDDRLVQRLAEQVARVSHQGINREHPLLGATLPDGARIQFCGPPASRRHWVMAIRRHRRLDLPLDAYDSGPLTGEVDVAMPDPQMEPIAYLREAIRHRRTILISGGTSTGKTTFLNAMLGEIPREERVVMVEDTPELKFPGENSVGLVAVKGELGEAKVTANELLQAALRLRPDRIVLGELRGAESVSFLRAINTGHPGSFSTIHANSLRGALEQLSLMVMQTGIGLSRADTIAYSASVIDVIVQLGRDANGKRGITQIADSRSLV from the coding sequence ATGAGCGCCGACATCCACCCGCTTGCCTCTTCCACAGGGGAGGAGCCACAGGCCGACAGCCTGACGCAACTGGGTGAGCGAAGCGTCTATCTCGACGCCTATCTCGAACCGTTCAAACGCTGGCTCGATCGCGACACCGTGACCGAGATCATGGTCAATCGGCCGGGCGAGGTGTGGATCGAGGATGCATCCGACCCGGGCATGAAACGGATCGAGACGCCCGGCATCGACGACCGGCTGGTGCAACGGCTCGCCGAGCAGGTGGCGCGCGTCTCGCACCAGGGGATCAACCGCGAGCACCCGCTGCTGGGCGCGACTTTGCCCGACGGTGCGCGTATCCAGTTTTGCGGACCGCCCGCAAGCCGCAGGCACTGGGTCATGGCGATCCGTCGCCACCGCCGGCTCGACCTGCCGCTCGACGCATATGACAGCGGGCCGCTGACGGGCGAAGTCGATGTGGCAATGCCCGATCCGCAGATGGAGCCGATCGCCTATCTGCGCGAGGCGATCCGCCATCGTCGCACCATCCTGATTTCCGGAGGCACCAGCACCGGCAAGACGACCTTTCTCAACGCCATGCTCGGCGAAATCCCGCGCGAGGAGCGCGTGGTGATGGTCGAGGACACGCCCGAGCTGAAATTCCCCGGCGAAAACTCGGTCGGCCTCGTCGCGGTCAAGGGCGAGCTGGGCGAGGCCAAGGTTACGGCGAACGAGCTGCTCCAGGCTGCGCTGCGCCTGCGTCCCGACCGGATTGTGCTGGGCGAGCTGCGCGGTGCGGAAAGCGTCAGCTTCCTGCGCGCGATCAACACCGGCCATCCCGGCAGTTTCTCCACGATCCACGCAAACTCGCTGCGCGGCGCGCTAGAGCAATTGTCGCTGATGGTCATGCAGACGGGTATCGGCCTCTCGCGCGCGGACACCATCGCCTATTCGGCAAGCGTGATCGACGTGATCGTGCAGCTTGGCCGCGATGCGAACGGCAAGCGTGGCATCACCCAGATTGCGGATAGCCGCTCGCTCGTGTGA
- a CDS encoding type IV secretion system protein yields MTTSCDLVAQDMGTGVAAALTAVDCIAGQVSEQAFGRLFGTEGEMAFVLTLLLVLYVAFFGFSLMLGRSNLSVRNLVPRIMTVGLVLTFATSFAAFSTVFYNVFVGGPDEIASILTGTNGSATAVFAQKLDVVFVAVQQASGDATDISLFSPEGMMWAGAMMLLLGTVGLLVTARIGLALLLAVGPIFVVLALFNGTRGLFTGWLKGVTMLAIAPLFAVLGGSIMLEIAVPILSSLVAVPGQIDQQAAMAFFMVGFVHCALMTMALIVSVVMVGKWRVFGFAPSKDEVSAYDSARTPPAAAPAATMPRTAQIVPATTAQGQRRIEVTPSPTVVAANDAGGSGSTSIRTTKVFATSSGSGQAAPLNPAGSRTRGIGNRFRGVGKGPSPRKSEISK; encoded by the coding sequence ATGACGACGAGCTGCGATCTTGTCGCCCAGGACATGGGCACCGGCGTCGCCGCAGCGCTGACCGCGGTCGATTGCATCGCCGGCCAGGTCAGCGAGCAGGCGTTTGGAAGACTGTTCGGCACCGAGGGCGAAATGGCTTTCGTCCTGACCTTGCTGCTGGTGCTTTACGTCGCGTTCTTCGGCTTCAGCCTGATGCTCGGTCGCTCGAACCTGTCGGTGCGCAACCTTGTGCCGCGCATCATGACGGTGGGGCTGGTGCTCACCTTCGCGACCAGCTTTGCCGCCTTTTCGACCGTGTTCTACAACGTCTTTGTCGGCGGGCCGGACGAGATCGCCTCGATCCTCACCGGCACGAACGGCTCGGCTACGGCCGTATTCGCGCAGAAGCTCGACGTGGTGTTCGTCGCGGTCCAGCAGGCGAGCGGCGATGCGACCGATATCAGCCTGTTCTCGCCCGAGGGGATGATGTGGGCGGGCGCGATGATGCTCCTGCTCGGCACAGTCGGATTGCTTGTCACGGCTCGGATTGGCCTCGCGCTCCTGCTCGCGGTCGGACCGATCTTCGTCGTGCTTGCGCTGTTCAACGGCACGCGCGGGCTCTTCACCGGCTGGCTGAAGGGCGTGACGATGCTTGCTATCGCGCCGCTTTTCGCGGTGCTGGGGGGATCGATCATGCTCGAGATCGCGGTGCCGATCCTCTCCTCCCTCGTCGCGGTGCCGGGACAGATCGACCAGCAGGCGGCGATGGCATTCTTCATGGTAGGCTTCGTCCACTGCGCGCTAATGACAATGGCACTGATCGTATCGGTCGTCATGGTCGGCAAGTGGAGGGTGTTCGGCTTCGCACCTTCGAAGGACGAAGTCTCCGCGTATGACTCGGCGCGTACGCCGCCCGCTGCCGCTCCAGCCGCGACAATGCCGCGCACCGCGCAGATCGTTCCAGCAACCACTGCTCAGGGACAGCGTCGCATCGAAGTCACGCCGTCTCCGACAGTCGTCGCCGCCAACGATGCTGGCGGTTCGGGTAGCACGTCAATCCGCACGACCAAGGTTTTTGCCACCTCCTCAGGCAGCGGTCAGGCTGCCCCGCTTAACCCTGCCGGATCGCGCACGCGCGGGATTGGCAACCGCTTCCGCGGTGTGGGCAAAGGCCCTTCGCCGCGCAAATCGGAGATTTCGAAATGA
- a CDS encoding Ppx/GppA family phosphatase: MSYAKRRADRDGAFSGNVPERAIIDIGSNTVRLVVYGGSMRAPTTLLNEKVTARLGRDIATTGTLAGEAVELAKRGLKRFALLLDDLGVDDIETVATAAVRDANNGPEFVENLRAIGLDPRVLSGEEEACLSARGVAGAFPGASGVVADLGGGSLELVEIEDGEPGRAISLPLGTLRLPEFREAASGRKAMRKALEKALGKGAGEFREGLGKGRPLYLVGGTWRSMAVYAMQEAGHPLSDPHGLAIGADRGIKLAKALAAETPESLQGRDRISAMRAEKMPDAAVLLQALVSHIAPSGLVCSSWGLREGLLYDRLSPHMKAQDPLLAGIGVFASQRGAPPTLAARIAGWTVDAAPPRKHGDERLRLAATMLALASMQIEPNIRHPQAVAWALHKRWIAITDRERAMLAAAIAANGNHLDLPESVTELADAEALEEAICWGLAVRLARRLGAKSRRSLQVSRLIVREGTLVLRLEESHEALFGIPTEKDIRLLADRLGMDWTVETVANGKLHTEPEMIEGVPAK; encoded by the coding sequence ATGAGCTACGCGAAGCGGCGTGCGGACCGCGACGGGGCCTTTTCCGGCAATGTTCCCGAACGCGCGATCATCGATATAGGTTCGAACACGGTCCGCCTCGTTGTCTATGGCGGATCGATGCGGGCGCCCACGACCCTGCTCAACGAGAAAGTGACCGCGAGGCTCGGGCGGGACATCGCGACCACCGGGACGCTTGCGGGAGAGGCGGTCGAGCTTGCCAAGCGCGGGCTCAAACGGTTTGCGCTGCTGCTCGACGATCTCGGGGTGGACGATATAGAAACGGTGGCGACCGCCGCCGTGCGCGATGCGAACAACGGACCCGAATTCGTCGAAAACCTGCGCGCGATCGGCCTCGATCCGCGCGTGCTTTCAGGCGAGGAGGAGGCCTGTCTCAGCGCGCGGGGCGTGGCAGGGGCATTTCCCGGTGCGAGCGGCGTGGTTGCCGATCTGGGTGGAGGGAGCCTCGAACTGGTCGAGATCGAGGACGGAGAGCCGGGCAGGGCGATCTCGCTCCCCCTTGGCACCCTGCGCCTGCCGGAATTTCGCGAGGCTGCATCGGGCCGCAAGGCGATGCGCAAGGCGCTCGAAAAGGCGCTTGGCAAGGGAGCAGGCGAATTCCGCGAGGGGCTTGGCAAGGGCAGGCCGCTCTATCTCGTCGGCGGAACATGGCGCTCCATGGCGGTCTACGCGATGCAGGAAGCGGGCCACCCCTTGTCCGATCCGCACGGTCTGGCGATCGGCGCCGACCGCGGCATCAAGCTTGCCAAAGCCCTCGCGGCAGAAACGCCCGAAAGCCTGCAGGGGCGCGACCGAATATCGGCGATGCGGGCGGAGAAAATGCCCGATGCCGCGGTGCTGCTGCAGGCACTTGTTTCGCATATTGCGCCGAGCGGTCTTGTCTGTTCGTCCTGGGGGCTGCGCGAAGGTCTGCTCTACGACCGGCTGTCGCCGCACATGAAGGCGCAGGATCCGCTGCTTGCCGGAATCGGGGTGTTTGCGAGCCAGCGCGGCGCGCCCCCGACGCTGGCCGCGCGGATCGCGGGATGGACGGTGGACGCCGCGCCGCCGCGCAAGCACGGGGACGAAAGGCTGCGGCTGGCAGCGACGATGCTGGCGCTCGCCTCGATGCAGATCGAGCCGAATATCCGCCACCCCCAGGCCGTGGCCTGGGCGCTGCACAAGCGTTGGATCGCGATCACCGACCGCGAGCGGGCGATGCTTGCGGCGGCGATCGCGGCAAACGGCAATCACCTCGACTTGCCCGAAAGCGTGACCGAGCTTGCCGATGCCGAGGCGCTCGAAGAAGCGATCTGCTGGGGGCTGGCGGTGCGGCTCGCGCGGCGGCTCGGTGCCAAGTCCCGCCGGTCGCTGCAGGTCAGCCGCCTGATCGTGCGCGAGGGCACGCTGGTCCTGCGGCTCGAGGAGAGCCACGAGGCGCTATTCGGCATCCCGACCGAGAAGGACATCCGGCTTCTGGCCGACAGGCTCGGGATGGACTGGACGGTCGAGACGGTCGCCAATGGCAAACTGCACACCGAACCGGAAATGATCGAAGGCGTCCCCGCCAAATAG
- a CDS encoding TrbI/VirB10 family protein, which yields MRLAMRLPPKKGARENPPEGDPREHETAEIIDLASRNGFPAVVDRKAKSEGLGLAAGVAIVGLLGAVTFWAMNAAQQTPPPQSVGNPNVPPPPQAAAPAQPAPVAPPQEVTPRPDPAPAPILANNPSVGPATNPYASPTMVYDASAASQSGRLAEVPQAVSAAPGAAPGGTGAENAAAAFASRIGGVGGAPAQASAMTNPSTTVTQGTLIPAILETAINTDVPGYVRAVVSQDVRSFDGKRVLIPRSSRLIGQYQSGVQNGQKRAYVIWTRLIRPDGASVNIASPAVGFDGTTGLAGDVDSKFFQRFGSALLLSLVDGLGAIASGGTSLIVGGGSSAASTALQQDGQIGPTIRVRMGEPIRVFAARDLDFSTVK from the coding sequence ATGCGCCTGGCAATGCGTCTTCCGCCCAAAAAGGGCGCCCGCGAGAACCCGCCAGAGGGCGACCCGCGTGAACACGAAACCGCCGAGATCATCGATCTGGCGAGTCGCAACGGTTTTCCTGCTGTTGTCGACCGCAAGGCAAAGTCCGAGGGGCTAGGCCTCGCCGCTGGCGTTGCTATCGTCGGCCTGCTCGGCGCAGTTACCTTCTGGGCGATGAACGCCGCCCAGCAGACGCCGCCTCCACAAAGTGTCGGCAATCCGAACGTGCCGCCGCCCCCGCAGGCAGCCGCTCCAGCACAGCCTGCGCCGGTTGCGCCACCACAGGAAGTGACGCCGCGCCCCGATCCCGCACCCGCGCCGATCCTCGCCAACAATCCCAGCGTTGGACCTGCCACCAATCCCTATGCCAGCCCGACCATGGTCTATGACGCGAGTGCGGCCTCGCAGTCCGGCCGGCTTGCCGAGGTGCCCCAGGCGGTTTCGGCTGCGCCCGGTGCGGCTCCCGGCGGGACCGGTGCCGAAAATGCAGCGGCAGCCTTTGCCAGCCGCATTGGAGGAGTAGGCGGTGCACCCGCCCAGGCGAGCGCGATGACCAATCCGTCGACGACGGTCACGCAAGGCACGCTGATCCCTGCGATTCTCGAGACTGCGATCAACACCGATGTGCCCGGCTATGTCCGCGCGGTGGTGAGCCAAGACGTGCGCAGCTTCGATGGCAAGCGCGTGCTGATCCCGCGTTCCTCGCGCCTGATCGGCCAGTACCAGTCGGGCGTGCAGAACGGGCAGAAGCGCGCCTATGTGATCTGGACCCGCCTGATCCGGCCCGACGGTGCATCGGTCAACATTGCCTCTCCCGCGGTCGGTTTCGACGGCACGACGGGACTTGCCGGCGATGTCGACAGCAAGTTCTTCCAGCGTTTCGGCTCGGCATTGCTGCTTTCGCTCGTCGATGGCCTTGGCGCGATAGCGAGCGGCGGCACCTCGCTGATCGTCGGCGGCGGATCGAGCGCGGCCTCCACAGCGCTCCAGCAGGACGGGCAGATCGGCCCGACCATCCGTGTGCGCATGGGCGAGCCGATCCGTGTGTTTGCCGCGCGCGATCTCGATTTCAGCACGGTGAAATAG
- a CDS encoding TrbG/VirB9 family P-type conjugative transfer protein, protein MIRAEQLRLPILAAAALALAVPANAQDERLQTRVYDETEVFRINGKVKVQTTIKFREDEKIENVAIGDSTSWQVQPNKAQSLLFVKPLKPNAVTNLTVVTDKRTYLFDLVASPRNRPLYVLQFRYPKAEAAEEEARLAAEAEAAREAANPTEIAAATDPLAVVDPAELNFAWKSEGDKALIPSQIYDNGELVFLTWPEDTPVPAILVTNYEGDEGPVNFTVRGDTVVLDIVPERIILRSGDDTATLTNIGLKADNARSARASKMRKRGS, encoded by the coding sequence ATGATCCGCGCCGAACAGCTTCGGCTCCCCATCCTCGCGGCCGCAGCGCTGGCGCTCGCCGTGCCTGCAAACGCACAGGACGAACGCCTGCAGACTCGCGTTTATGACGAAACCGAGGTCTTCCGCATCAATGGCAAGGTGAAGGTCCAGACGACGATCAAGTTTCGCGAGGACGAAAAGATTGAAAATGTCGCGATTGGCGACAGCACTTCGTGGCAGGTCCAGCCGAACAAGGCGCAGTCACTGTTGTTCGTGAAGCCCCTGAAACCCAATGCGGTCACCAATCTGACCGTGGTGACCGACAAGCGCACATACCTGTTCGATCTGGTGGCAAGCCCACGCAACAGGCCGCTATACGTTCTCCAATTCCGCTATCCCAAGGCCGAAGCGGCGGAGGAAGAGGCGCGGCTGGCTGCTGAGGCCGAAGCTGCGCGCGAGGCCGCCAATCCCACAGAGATCGCAGCGGCGACCGATCCGCTGGCAGTGGTCGATCCGGCCGAACTCAATTTTGCCTGGAAAAGCGAAGGCGACAAGGCGCTCATACCGAGCCAGATCTACGACAATGGCGAACTCGTGTTTCTAACATGGCCAGAAGACACTCCTGTGCCCGCCATCCTCGTCACCAATTATGAAGGTGACGAAGGTCCGGTAAACTTCACCGTGCGCGGCGACACCGTGGTGCTCGATATCGTCCCCGAGCGGATTATTCTGAGATCGGGAGATGACACCGCGACTCTTACGAACATCGGCCTAAAAGCGGACAATGCCCGCAGCGCGCGTGCTTCTAAAATGCGTAAACGGGGATCGTGA
- a CDS encoding VirB4 family type IV secretion/conjugal transfer ATPase gives MVKWIGAAAWSAKEARAGDRLPYARLLDESTVMLRDGSVMTAIQVPGLLFETEDSEALNAHAATREVMLRSTLDARFVLYHHVIRRRVEVELDAEFDDPLSRHIDARWKERLAGGSLFINDQFVTLIRRPARGKTGLPERISKFFQRRGQEELEADPKDIRSLKAAATGLVASLSAYGATMLGDYTGTAGGTNSEMLELLSAIYNGEMRPVRRPHDETDIGHMLPYRRVSFGLDAMEIRGSGEPEFASILGLKDYPEATSPGLLDGLLRLPYEMIVTESYAPNERTTARERIDLALRRSRSVDEEAAAERADMMAARDALGNGGVGFGDHHLTVMVRERTLDRLDDATAACAAALADTGAIAVREDTNLEPAFWAQFPGNEEYIVRRALISSANMAGFGSFHGFALGQASGNHWGDAVTLLETTSATPFFFNFHHGDLGNFSVIGPSGSGKTVVMNFLAAQAQKFSPRTILFDKDRGAELFIRGIGGRYDRIDPGEPTGFNPLSLPDTPSNKAFLRDWLGVLLKADGPEEFATIAAAVDAAYQNDASLRRLRHFKELLAGARRPEPGDLADRLGAWIGGNGDDGGEHAWLFDNERDLLDLDRRVLGFDMTQLLENPRLRTPVMMYLFHRIDERLDGQPTMILIDEGWKALDDEVFAARIRDWLKTLRKRNALVGFATQSARDALESRISTALVEQTATMIFMPNSRARPEDYCEGFGLTDHELALIRSLPAHSRCFLVRQPDASVVVRLDLSGAPEVLTVLSGREASVRRLDLLREAVGDDPAQWYPALTGHAWPDGPAEVDENGIPVWQAAE, from the coding sequence ATGGTAAAATGGATCGGAGCAGCGGCATGGAGCGCGAAAGAAGCGCGCGCCGGCGATCGCCTGCCCTATGCGCGGCTGCTCGACGAGAGCACCGTGATGCTGCGCGATGGCTCGGTGATGACCGCGATCCAGGTGCCGGGCCTGCTGTTCGAGACCGAGGATTCCGAGGCGCTGAACGCTCATGCGGCGACGCGCGAGGTGATGCTGCGCTCAACACTCGATGCGCGCTTCGTGCTCTACCACCACGTTATTCGTCGCCGGGTCGAGGTCGAACTCGATGCCGAATTCGACGATCCGCTGTCGCGCCATATCGACGCGCGCTGGAAGGAGCGCCTCGCGGGCGGCTCGCTGTTCATCAACGACCAGTTCGTGACGCTGATCCGCCGCCCCGCACGCGGCAAGACCGGCCTGCCCGAACGCATCTCGAAATTCTTCCAGCGTCGCGGGCAGGAAGAACTCGAAGCCGATCCCAAGGATATCCGCAGTCTCAAGGCGGCTGCGACCGGCCTTGTCGCTTCGCTGTCGGCCTATGGCGCGACGATGCTGGGCGATTACACCGGCACGGCCGGCGGGACCAATTCGGAAATGCTCGAACTGCTCTCGGCGATCTACAACGGCGAAATGCGCCCCGTGCGCCGTCCGCATGACGAAACCGATATCGGCCATATGTTGCCCTATCGCCGCGTGAGCTTCGGCCTGGATGCAATGGAAATCCGCGGCTCGGGCGAACCCGAATTCGCCTCGATCCTGGGTCTCAAGGACTATCCCGAGGCGACATCGCCCGGCCTGCTCGACGGGTTGCTGAGGCTGCCCTACGAGATGATCGTCACCGAAAGCTACGCGCCCAATGAACGGACAACCGCGCGCGAGCGGATCGACCTTGCGCTCAGGCGGTCGCGATCGGTCGACGAGGAGGCTGCCGCCGAACGCGCCGACATGATGGCGGCGCGCGATGCGCTCGGAAACGGGGGCGTCGGCTTCGGCGACCATCACCTCACCGTGATGGTGCGCGAGCGAACGCTCGACCGGCTCGACGATGCTACCGCCGCTTGCGCTGCCGCGCTCGCCGATACCGGTGCAATCGCAGTGCGGGAGGACACCAATCTCGAACCGGCCTTCTGGGCGCAATTTCCCGGCAATGAGGAATATATCGTGCGCCGCGCGCTCATTTCCTCGGCCAATATGGCGGGCTTCGGCAGCTTCCACGGCTTCGCATTGGGCCAAGCGAGCGGAAACCATTGGGGCGACGCGGTGACACTGCTGGAGACGACCAGCGCGACCCCGTTCTTCTTCAATTTCCACCACGGCGATCTCGGCAATTTCTCGGTCATCGGGCCGTCGGGTTCGGGCAAGACCGTGGTGATGAATTTCCTCGCCGCACAGGCGCAGAAATTCAGCCCTCGCACCATCCTGTTCGACAAGGATCGCGGCGCGGAGCTGTTCATTCGCGGGATCGGCGGGCGCTATGACCGGATCGATCCGGGCGAACCGACCGGGTTCAACCCGCTTTCGCTGCCCGATACACCATCCAACAAGGCGTTTCTGCGCGATTGGCTCGGCGTGCTGCTCAAGGCGGACGGGCCGGAAGAATTCGCGACCATCGCCGCGGCGGTCGATGCCGCCTACCAGAACGATGCGAGCCTCAGGCGCCTGCGGCATTTCAAAGAATTGCTCGCAGGCGCGCGCCGTCCCGAACCGGGCGACCTTGCCGACCGGCTGGGCGCATGGATCGGCGGCAATGGCGATGACGGAGGCGAGCACGCCTGGCTGTTCGACAATGAGCGCGACCTGCTCGATCTCGACCGCCGCGTCCTCGGCTTCGACATGACTCAGTTGCTCGAAAACCCGCGCCTGCGCACGCCGGTGATGATGTATCTCTTCCACCGGATCGACGAGCGGCTCGACGGGCAGCCGACCATGATTCTGATCGACGAAGGCTGGAAGGCGCTCGACGACGAGGTTTTCGCCGCGCGTATCCGCGATTGGCTCAAGACCCTGCGTAAGCGCAACGCGCTGGTCGGGTTCGCCACGCAAAGCGCGAGGGACGCGCTCGAAAGCCGCATCTCGACCGCGCTGGTCGAGCAAACGGCGACGATGATCTTCATGCCCAACAGCCGCGCGCGCCCCGAAGATTATTGCGAAGGCTTCGGTCTGACCGATCACGAGCTGGCGCTGATCCGCAGCCTGCCTGCACACAGCCGCTGCTTCCTCGTGCGCCAGCCCGATGCGAGCGTGGTCGTGCGGCTCGATTTGTCGGGCGCGCCCGAAGTGCTCACCGTCCTTTCGGGCCGAGAGGCCTCGGTGCGCAGGCTCGACCTGCTGCGCGAGGCGGTGGGTGACGATCCGGCCCAGTGGTATCCTGCGCTCACCGGTCACGCATGGCCCGATGGCCCGGCGGAGGTCGACGAGAACGGCATTCCTGTCTGGCAGGCGGCCGAATGA
- a CDS encoding RNA degradosome polyphosphate kinase → MRGVPDGSHSPFAARFKPEDLYFNRELSWLSFNERVLAEACNERYPLLERLRFLSISGSNLDEFMMIRVAGLVGQVQRGIAKPSIDGRTPSQQLAAIRERIAAISARQQEIWRDLHGRLAGAGINVADVHRIEKAAHKWLKSFFLEEILPVITPQALDPAHPFPFVQNEGMGILFTLTRDVDGEQIMEMVLIPSALPRFVRVPDDRVSSGETIYISIASLIQRYAKKLFPGFTIEGDGVFRVLRDSDIEIEEEAEDLVRTFRSAIQRRRRGQVIQLELEEDFDPRAEAILLEQLGVHEAAVIKTDGIIGIDGLAEIVEEDRPDLKFDAYSPRYPERIREHDGDAFAAIREKDIIIHHPYESFEVVVDFIRQAAEDPDVVAIKQTLYRAGSQSAVINALIEAAERGKSVTAVVELKARFDEEQNLTWATKLERAGVQVIYGFTDWKTHAKVAMVVRREDDGFRTYCHFGTGNYHPVTAKIYTDLSFFTADPKLGRDAAKMFNFVTGYVEPDELELIAIAPLNLREELERRIDAEIANAKKGKPAAIWIKCNQITDPRMIDKLYTASEAGVQVELVVRGICCLRPGVPGLSENIRVKSIIGRFLEHSRIYAFANGHPMPGPKAALYISSADLMGRNLDRRVEALIPILNRTVHDQVLQQVLLANMLDTEQSWWLHPDGTYSRVESEGKPFNCHRYFMTNPSLSGRGGALEAGAVPKLSLRKGRG, encoded by the coding sequence ATGCGGGGGGTACCCGACGGCTCGCACTCGCCCTTCGCCGCGCGGTTCAAGCCCGAAGATCTCTATTTCAACCGCGAGCTTTCCTGGCTTTCTTTCAACGAACGGGTGCTCGCCGAAGCCTGCAACGAGCGTTACCCGCTGCTTGAAAGGCTGCGGTTCCTTTCGATTTCGGGAAGCAATCTCGATGAATTCATGATGATCCGCGTCGCCGGGCTGGTCGGGCAGGTCCAGCGCGGGATCGCCAAGCCATCGATCGACGGACGCACGCCGAGTCAGCAGCTCGCCGCGATCCGCGAGCGCATTGCGGCAATTTCCGCACGCCAGCAGGAGATCTGGCGCGACCTTCATGGCCGGCTGGCCGGGGCGGGTATCAATGTCGCCGACGTCCACCGGATCGAGAAGGCGGCGCACAAATGGCTCAAGTCGTTCTTCCTCGAGGAAATCCTGCCGGTTATCACCCCGCAGGCGCTCGATCCGGCGCATCCGTTCCCTTTCGTCCAAAACGAGGGGATGGGCATACTCTTCACGCTGACGCGCGATGTCGACGGGGAGCAGATCATGGAAATGGTGCTGATTCCGAGCGCGCTGCCGCGTTTCGTTCGCGTCCCCGATGACCGGGTGAGCAGCGGCGAGACGATCTATATCTCTATCGCGAGCCTGATCCAGCGTTATGCGAAGAAGCTGTTTCCCGGTTTCACGATCGAAGGCGACGGGGTGTTTCGGGTGCTGCGCGACAGCGATATCGAGATCGAGGAGGAAGCCGAGGATCTCGTTCGTACCTTCCGCAGTGCGATTCAGCGTCGGCGGCGCGGGCAGGTGATCCAGCTCGAGCTGGAGGAGGATTTCGACCCCAGGGCCGAAGCGATCCTGCTTGAACAGCTCGGCGTGCACGAGGCCGCAGTGATCAAGACCGACGGGATAATCGGGATCGACGGGCTGGCCGAGATCGTCGAGGAAGACCGGCCCGATCTCAAGTTCGATGCCTATTCGCCCCGTTACCCCGAGCGCATTCGCGAGCATGACGGCGATGCCTTTGCCGCGATCCGCGAAAAGGACATCATCATCCACCACCCATACGAAAGTTTCGAGGTGGTGGTCGACTTCATCCGCCAGGCGGCCGAGGATCCCGATGTGGTCGCGATCAAGCAGACTCTTTATCGCGCAGGCTCGCAATCGGCCGTCATCAACGCGCTGATCGAGGCGGCCGAGCGAGGCAAATCGGTGACCGCCGTGGTCGAGCTGAAGGCGCGTTTCGACGAGGAGCAGAACCTCACCTGGGCGACCAAGCTGGAGCGCGCCGGAGTGCAGGTCATCTACGGCTTCACCGACTGGAAGACCCACGCCAAGGTCGCCATGGTGGTGCGGCGTGAGGATGACGGGTTTCGCACCTACTGCCATTTCGGCACCGGCAATTATCACCCCGTCACGGCCAAGATTTACACTGATCTCTCCTTCTTCACCGCCGATCCGAAGCTCGGGCGCGATGCGGCCAAGATGTTCAATTTCGTCACGGGCTATGTCGAACCGGACGAGCTCGAACTGATCGCCATCGCACCGCTCAACCTGCGCGAGGAACTCGAACGGCGGATCGATGCCGAGATTGCCAATGCGAAGAAAGGCAAGCCTGCAGCGATCTGGATCAAGTGCAACCAGATCACCGATCCGCGCATGATCGACAAGCTCTACACCGCGAGCGAGGCGGGTGTGCAGGTCGAGCTGGTGGTGCGCGGCATTTGCTGCCTGCGTCCGGGCGTTCCGGGCCTCAGCGAGAATATCAGGGTCAAGTCGATCATCGGCCGCTTCCTCGAACACAGCCGCATCTATGCCTTTGCCAACGGCCACCCCATGCCCGGGCCCAAGGCGGCGCTCTATATTTCATCGGCTGACCTGATGGGCCGCAATCTCGATCGCAGGGTCGAGGCGCTGATCCCGATTCTCAATCGCACGGTCCACGATCAGGTTCTACAGCAGGTCTTGCTCGCCAATATGCTCGACACCGAGCAGAGCTGGTGGCTGCATCCCGATGGCACCTATTCACGCGTCGAGAGCGAGGGCAAGCCGTTCAATTGCCATCGTTATTTCATGACCAACCCCTCGCTTTCCGGCCGTGGCGGCGCGCTGGAGGCGGGAGCGGTTCCCAAGCTTTCGCTGCGCAAGGGGCGCGGCTGA